The following proteins come from a genomic window of Micromonas commoda chromosome 2, complete sequence:
- a CDS encoding transcription elongation-nucleosome displacement protein (Putatiave homolog of Saccharomyces cerevisiae SPT4. The yeast protein forms a complex with Spt5p and mediates both activation and inhibition of transcription elongation, and plays a role in pre-mRNA processing ChromDB ID: GTG20101; Spt4 homolog), with translation MAATATNPLDTAAQPPREFMKHTRACFRCKLVKTYEQFFEEGCDNCAFFQMIDDRDRVAECTTPSYSGVVSVIDPKSSWTAKWLRLGKMVPGCYALEINDDMPEGIQAEIEERMEGRG, from the exons ATggcggccaccgcgacgaACCCGCTCGATACCGCGGCGCAGCCCCCGAGGGAGTTCATGAAGCACACTCGCGCGTGCTTCCGCTGCAAGCTCGTCAAGACCTACGAGCAG TTCTTCGAGGAGGGGTGCGATAACTGCGCGTTCTTCCAGATGATCGACgaccgcgatcgcgtcgccgagtgcACCACGCCATCCTACAGCGGCGTGGTCTCGGTGATCGATCCAAAGAGCTCGTGGACGGCGAAGTGGCTGCGGCTGGGGAAGATGGTGCCGGGGTGCTACGCGCTGGAGATTAACGACGACATGCCGGAGGGGATCCAGGCGGAGATCGAGGAGCGCATGGAAGGAAGAGGGTGA
- a CDS encoding predicted protein, which translates to MFMFEPGYKDFDPTKEEKRDRPPYIPTPDDDPDYHNRKVGRPKPPAEDDELAAFEACSRKILDEFGEVHHNLGLNQKGNRGLCAVGPIKNGEIIFGIPECICYTAAGALKDERIGPFIDAHTAPSKPKRDTDGNNDGGEKGKVKGKVKGEAASILRMPRGDVALAMRVTFDALHMRSTIQYSTWAPYHWLLDREDFDESPTWWDDATREKLLKGSHVLELARKAAEDFEHDWNVVKDELADMAVEAKLYPLIPTDFLRETFRRAVAAIHSRSFNATVPGQETSDAAEESEHTILVPVLDCANHHRKPRECRWEIVPIENWARRRHYIGKWSVVVGALRDFDEGDPIRIAYGARSNSELLVRYGFTVPDNAEPDGSSNDVVPLHIPGVPGGAVAQLRVASRPGYTYPPLASALDAIKRKRLGVEEPSPGENTRVRTDDDIVGELDELDDWYGGNAGGGDGDDEDDEAMYAEMYGGGDGDDGDDGDDEAMYAEGTKAKRARAGEKEDAVDVVDDMRRMDDPYGGVRSLTADDVDEEDDDDEGAGGEARGSLDVEVAALRDLVAILRERRDAIPEELTRHDGDDDADRRAAAAATQMLSERLTLSFYLDATERALAIAAGVVNGSHETLREAVRAAELGGEGGGDAPPAGTEGADAMAWRCGRSHVDTLVRAYFRIRHGVA; encoded by the coding sequence ATGTTTATGTTCGAGCCCGGTTACAAGGATTTCGACCCgaccaaggaggagaagcgcgACCGCCCCCCTTACATACccacccccgacgacgaccccgacTACCACAACAGAAAGGTGGGGCGCCCGAAGCCCCCCGCAGAGGATGACGAGCTCGCTGCGTTCGAGGCGTGCTCGCGCAAGATCCTCGACGAGTTCGGGGAGGTTCACCATAACCTAGGTTTAAACCAGAAGGGTAACCGGGGTTTGTGCGCGGTGGGGCCAATCAAGAACGGGGAGATCATCTTCGGCATCCCCGAGTGCATCTGCTACACCGCCGCAGGCGCGCTCAAGGACGAGCGCATCGGGCCGTTCATCGACGCGCACACCGCACCTTCGAAACCCAAACGCGATACCGACGGCAATAACGACGGTGGCGAGAAGGGCAAGGTCAAGGGCAAGGTCAAGGGCGAGGCCGCGTCCATTCTCCGCATGCCCCGAGGGGACGTGGCTCTCGCCATGAGGGTGACCTTCGATGCGCTGCACATGCGATCCACGATCCAGTACAGCACGTGGGCGCCGTACCACTGGCTCCTGGACCGAGAAGACTTCGATGAATCTCCGACGTGgtgggacgacgcgacgcgagagaAGCTGCTGAAGGGGTCGCACGTCCTCGAGTTGGCGCGcaaagccgccgaggacttTGAGCACGACTGGAACGTCGTCAAGGATGAGCTGGCCGACATGGCGGTCGAGGCTAAGCTCTATCCATTGATCCCGACGGACTTTCTCCGCGAGACGTTTCGcagggcggtcgcggcgataCACAGCCGATCTTTCAACGCCACAGTTCCCGGCCAGGAGacgtccgacgccgccgaggagagcGAGCACACGATCCTGGTCCCGGTCCTGGACTGCGCGAACCACCACAGGAAACCCCGCGAGTGCCGCTGGGAGATCGTCCCGATAGAAAACTGGGCACGGCGCAGGCACTACATAGGCAAGtggtccgtcgtcgtcggcgccctcagGGACTTTGACGAGGGCGACCCGATTCGAATCGCGtacggcgcgaggagcaaCTCCGAGCTCCTGGTCAGGTACGGTTTCACCGTCCCGGACAACGCCGAACCCGACGGGAGCTCCAACGACGTCGTGCCGCTTCACATCCcgggcgtccccggcggcgccgtcgcgcagcttcgcgtcgcgagcagGCCGGGGTACACCtacccgcccctcgcgtcggctCTCGACGCGATCAAGCGAAAacggctcggcgtcgaggaaccGAGCCCGGGCGAAAATACCCGGGTTcgcaccgacgacgacatcgtcggcgagttggacgagctcgacgattGGTACGGCGggaacgcgggcggcggggacggggacgacgaggacgacgaggcgatgtACGCGGAGAtgtacggcggcggggacggggacgacggggacgacggggacgacgaggcgatgtACGCGGAGGGGACCAAGGCGAAGCGAGCGAGAGccggcgagaaggaggacgccgtcgacgtggtGGACGACATGCGACGCATGGACGACCCTTACGGCGGCGTGAGGTCCCTcacggcggacgacgtcgacgaggaggatgacgacgatgagggcgcgggcggcgaagcgcgagggtccctcgacgtcgaggttgcCGCGCTCCGGGAtctcgtcgccatcctccgcgagcggAGGGACGCAATCCCCGAGGAGCTCACGAggcacgacggcgacgacgacgccgaccggagagccgcggcggccgccacgCAGATGCTCAGCGAGCGCCTGACGCTGTCCTTCTacctggacgcgacggagcgcgcgctcgccatcgcggccgGGGTGGTGAACGGCTCGCACGAGACGTTGCGAGAGGCGGTGAGAGCGGCGGAGCTGgggggcgaaggcggcggggacgcgccaccggcggggacggagggcgcggacgcgatggcgtggAGGTGCGGGAGGTCGCACGTCGACACCCTGGTCCGCGCGTACTTCCGGATCAggcacggcgtcgcgtga
- a CDS encoding predicted protein (Encodes a GATA-like transcription factor), which translates to MTMSVKLPTQPPIPRDVSASFAAATAKDDKEAKQASGGKSTDAGKADASGKAPFVASAGIDAAAIPAFPPAMAGFMQGAKFPLPQVGANPFAPPAGYPPMPVPPPHSGPAGSQPGAAGTAQWNAMLQYYAYYSYLLCNGGMGGPVVDGAVPRVAPPPLVDVTAWRPGAAPGGVPGMPHHAGMPGAPPGMTAAHMQSVAAMVAAMGAGQHAMAAAAAAMAAPHGGKRGDHGKKRERRGDDSGDDASDSGGSSSSKRGKKRGANGGEQKTCVNCGVSRTPFWRKERVGGGSLCNACGLYLAKNDAPRPAMLWRRGGSGMGAAEGAAAAAAVGSIAGAGAGTDAVPVPTPAAAAFPAAPVPTATAAATEAEEPAKAEEPAKAEEPAKAEESVEAEPKKEEPAPAPAP; encoded by the coding sequence ATGACAATGTCAGTTAAACTGCCGACGCAGCCACCCATCCCTAGGGATGTGTCGgcttccttcgccgccgccacggcgaAGGACGACAAGGAAGCGAAGCAGGCGTCGGGCGGGAAATCGACAGACGCGGGAAAAGCCGATGCCTCCGGGAAGGCTCCGTTCGTCGCTTCCGCGGGGATCGACGCCGCTGCCATTCCCGCGTTCCCGCCCGCCATGGCCGGCTTCATGCAGGGAGCCAAGTTCCCTCTGCCGCAGGTGGGCGCGAaccccttcgcgccgcccgcggggtaCCCTCCTATGCCGGTACCTCCGCCGCACTCCGGCCCCGCAGGGTCCCAGCCCGGCGCAGCCGGCACCGCGCAGTGGAACGCCATGCTCCAGTACTACGCCTACTACTCCTACCTCCTCTGCAACGGCGGCATGGGAGGCCcagtcgtcgacggcgccgtaccccgggtcgcgccgcccccgctcgTGGACGTGACCGCGTGGCGGCCGGGtgccgcgccggggggcgtGCCCGGGATGCCCCACCACGCGGGGATGCCGGGCGCTCCTCCCGGGATGACCGCGGCTCACATGCAGAGCGTGGCCGCCATGGTGGCCGCCATGGGCGCGGGTCAGCACGCCATGGctgcggccgccgcggcgatggcggcgcccCACGGAGGCAAGAGGGGCGACCACGGCAAGaagcgggagcggcggggcgacgattcgggcgacgacgccagcgACTCGGggggctcgagctcgtcgaagcGCGGGAAGAAGCGCGgcgccaacggcggcgagcagaAGACGTGCGTTAACTGCGGGGTGAGCCGCACGCCGTTCTGGAGGAAGGAACGCGTCGGGGGTGGGTCGCTGTGCAACGCCTGCGGGCTCTACCTCGCCAAgaacgacgcgccgaggccggctATGCTGTGGAGGAGGGGCGGCTCAGGGATGGGAGCCgcggagggggcggcggcggcggcggcggttggttccatcgcgggcgcgggcgctggaACCGACGCGGTTCCGGTcccgacccccgcggcggctgctttTCCGGCGGCTCCAgtgccgacggcgaccgcggcggcgaccgaggctgaggagccGGCGAAGGCTGAGGAGCCGGCGAAGGCTGAGGAGCCGGCGAAGGCTGAGGAGAGCGTTGAGGCGGAgccgaagaaggaggagcccgcgcccgcgcccgcgccgtga
- a CDS encoding predicted protein has product MAKELTHIAWDPQGHVLSVGTAKGNLLLYDTRIGKTMSIMGKHTKGITCGAWSADGRLALGGDDKQITVSLGNGDTEFQLAVKDKPKELQFAPEASSGGSLAATKRLNQISATLLGGLSSIYLYRLGEFGEDPPDIRNPAELRFDPYYGKIKSHHWAGAGYLVVCFDSGQCVLCRMEGGEMEQELCNLQPFTGAAAMAMKTAFCADVGRLAVFSGPTVKMIDVSNGDLTENTGDALEFSVNCEVTCLGWSMEGQVLTVATSDGELYTFLASLPNLCRAFGDRCAYLTSLLEVTVADISLNKLRAVAIDQEPVFLALGHQHVAAGMNNQAWFYRVGPPEEGLEYPPERVNQREYMGSVDEVSMNDTLAAVRSEGRVNVHVIEHNDDPTESMDFQLPAADITSAAMTRDFLVYGTASGNIVYYYLPGKTAVSEYRHEVEGVECGIVKVYPNQLGTRCAFIGFDGVAMVYNPVSNQSYPMPEVGSTVQAILWDVHDPNTVVVATGAEFQVYTFADVTINGSMVEAVGSHPQMPGAFPVLFSLGKVTCQVPGGRIHTELLSTHAPLVDPERPTNGDRGRDRFVAALNMNRLQDAWEVAAQMQMPEMWEQLAHRAMTHMEIEFAIRVYRFVGDASMVMSLERLEHIEDKDMLAGNILILFERDDCYDMAQELFLRSGRPQAALEMRKDLKHWEEALELAKTADPGQLDDICREYAGVLESRGEHDAALELYERAVKYPDQSDKELARGNAGIARCLLHLGDVRRGKIIALDSGSEQLCRECADICEKLQQHEDAAQLYERGGEYEKAAAIYIDTKLFHLARPIMQKVSTPKLHARYARAKENEGKLKEAADAYELARDFDSVVRLQLEHLGDPDKAFALVRMSRSVDGALMCAKWCKGEGDAAAAIEFLLIGRKVDEAFQLARERGEMDLFVTSLGDGGTPEEYRRLAKFFENENDRARAGDMYAACGERAAAVGAYLRDADKPGVLDKAIDVVGEARDDSLTSTLVDYLMGESDGVPKDANYLFRLHIALRDYDAAAKTTVLIARQEQEMGNYKMAHRQLFDAHRELTGEGRRPPPELTESLMLLHSYALVKLRVKRKDHTGAARLLRRVASSIDKFPAHVVPILTSTVIECQRAGLKRSALEFATRLMQPEHRKQIAEAYKRKIETIVRKPDRTEAEAEASPCPMCDATGSEWDLTCDSCSGVIPYCVATGKRVRVGEWARCPECLFPCNAGDYVDVVAQEKACPMCSREVSLSAVHPLDDPLATIGRGSKVMNEANGVHGMNEE; this is encoded by the coding sequence ATGGCGAAGGAGCTCACTCACATCGCATGGGACCCCCAGGGCCACGTGCTCAGCGTGGGCACCGCCAAGGGTAACCTCCTCCTCTACGACACCAGGATAGGCAAGACCATGAGTATCATGGGCAAGCACACCAAGGGAATCACGTGCGGCGCCTGGAGCGCCGACGGGCGGCTCGCCCTGGGAGGGGACGACAAGCAGATCACCGTCAGCCTCGGCAACGGCGACACTGAGTTCCAGCTCGCCGTCAAGGACAAGCCCAAGGAGCTCCAGTTCGCCCCGGAGGCATCCTCGGGAGGATCCTTAGCCGCGACGAAACGACTTAACCAGATCAGCGCGACCCTCTTGGGAGGTCTGTCGTCGATATACCTGTACAGGTTGGGCGAGTTTGGCGAGGACCCACCGGATATTCGCAACCCGGCTGAGCTCAGGTTTGACCCATACTACGGCAAGATCAAATCCCATCACTGGGCAGGAGCCGGATACCTCGTCGTGTGCTTCGACAGCGGCCAGTGCGTGCTGTGCAGGAtggagggcggcgagatGGAGCAGGAGCTGTGCAACTTACAGCCCTTCACGGgtgccgcggcgatggcgatgaaGACGGCGTTTTGCGCGGATGTAGGTCGGCTCGCGGTTTTCAGTGGCCCGACGGTGAAGATGATAGACGTGAGCAACGGCGATCTGACCGAGAACACGGGCGATGCGCTCGAGTTCAGCGTGAACTGCGAGGTGACGTGTTTGGGGTGGTCCATGGAGGGGCAGGTGCTGACTGTCGCGACCAGCGATGGGGAGCTGTACACGTTTCTCGCGTCGCTTCCGAACCTTTGCCGCGCGTTCGGAGACAGGTGCGCATATCTCACCTCGCTTCTCGAGGTTACCGTGGCGGATATCTCCCTGAACAAGCTGCGTGCGGTGGCGATCGACCAGGAACCCGTGTTTTTGGCCCTGGGCCACcagcacgtcgcggcgggcatgAACAACCAGGCTTGGTTCTACCGCGTGGGACCCCCGGAGGAGGGTCTGGAGTATCCCCCGGAACGGGTGAACCAGCGCGAGTACATGGGAAGCGTGGATGAGGTGAGCATGAACGatacgctcgcggcggtgaggagCGAGGGGCGGGTCAACGTGCACGTCATCGAGCATAACGATGACCCGACGGAGAGCATGGATTTTCagctcccggcggcggacataacttcggcggcgatgacccgGGATTTCCTCGTGTACGGCACCGCGTCCGGAAATATCGTGTACTACTATCTCCCCGGAAAGACCGCGGTATCGGAATACAGGCACGAGGTCGAGGGTGTGGAGTGTGGCATCGTCAAGGTTTACCCCAATCAGCTCGGAACCCGATGCGCATTCATCGGGTttgacggcgtcgccatggTTTATAACCCGGTTTCCAACCAGTCTTACCCCATGCCCGAAGTTGGGAGCACCGTGCAGGCGATTCTGTGGGACGTCCACGACCCCAACACGGTCGTCgtggcgaccggcgcggagtTTCAGGTGTACACATTCGCCGACGTCACCATCAACGGGTCGATGGTGGAGGCTGTCGGGTCGCACCCGCAGATGCCGGGCGCGTTCCCGGTGCTGTTCTCGCTCGGTAAGGTGACGTGCCAGGTTCCCGGCGGCAGGATACACACGGAGCTGTTGtccacgcacgcgccgctcgtAGACCCCGAGCGGCCCACGAACGGCGACCGGGGCCGCGATCGCTTCGTAGCGGCGCTTAACATGAACCGGCTGCAGGACGCGTGGGAGGTTGCCGCGCAGATGCAGATGCCGGAGATGTGGGAGCAACTAGCGCACAGGGCGATGACTCACATGGAGATTGAGTTCGCCATTAGGGTGTACCGGTTCGTCGGGGACGCGTCCATGGTGATGTCGCTGGAGAGGCTGGAGCACATAGAGGACAAGGACATGCTCGCGGGGAACATCCTGATCCTCTTCGAACGGGACGATTGTTACGACATGGCGCAGGAGTTGTTCCTTCGAAGCGGCCGGCCtcaggcggcgctcgagatgCGCAAAGATCTGAAGCACTGGGAGGAGGCCttggagctcgccaagacGGCGGATCCGGGCCAATTGGACGACATATGCCGGGAGTACGCTGGAGTCCTCGAGTCTCGGGGTGAACACGACGCCGCTTTGGAACtgtacgagcgcgcggtcaAGTACCCGGACCAGAGCGATAAGGAGCTGGCGCGGGGCAACGCGGGGATCGCCCGGTGCCTGCTGCACCtgggcgacgtccgccggggTAAGATCATCGCGCTGGACAGCGGCTCCGAGCAGCTCTGCCGCGAGTGCGCGGATATCTGCGAGAAGCTGCAGCAACACGAGGATGCGGCTCAGTTGTACGAACGGGGCGGCGAATAcgagaaggctgcggcgatATACATCGACACCAAGCTCTTCCATCTCGCCCGGCCCATCATGCAGAAGGTGTCCACGCCCAAGTTGCACGCGAGGTACGCCAGGGCGAAGGAGAACGAGGGGAAgctgaaggaggcggcggatgcctACGAACTCGCCAGGGACTTTGACAGCGTCGTGCGTCTGCAGCTGGAGCACCTGGGGGACCCGGACAAGGCGTTCGCGCTGGTTCGCATGTCGCGgagcgtggacggcgcgctcatGTGCGCCAAGTGGTGCAAaggggagggcgacgccgccgccgcgattgaATTTTTGCTCATCGGGAGaaaggtggacgaggcgttTCAGCTCGCGCGAGAACGCGGCGAGATGGACCTGTTCGTCACCTcgctgggcgacggcggcacgCCCGAGGAGTACCGAAGGCTCGCGAAATTCTTCGAGAACGAaaacgaccgcgcgcgcgccggggacatgtacgccgcgtgcggcgaacgcgccgctgccgtcggGGCGTACCTTCGAGACGCGGACAAGCCGGGCGTCTTGGATAAGgccatcgacgtcgtcggcgaggcgagggacgatTCGCTGACGTCGACGCTCGTCGACTACCTCATGGGCGAATCCGACGGCGTGCCCAAGGATGCGAATTACCTGTTCAGGCTGCACATCGCGCTCAGGGActacgacgcggcggcgaagaccaCCGTGCTCATCGCGCGGCAGGAGCAGGAGATGGGCAACTACAAGATGGCGCACCGGCAGCTCTTCGACGCGCATCGCGAGCTGAcgggcgaggggcggcgaccgccgccggaaCTCACCGAGTCGCTCATGCTCCTGCACTCCTACGCGCTGGTGAAGCTCAGGGTTAAGCGGAAGGATcacaccggcgcggcgaggttgctGCGCAGGGTGGCGAGCAGCATCGACAAATTCCCCGCGCACGTGGTCCCCATCCTCACCTCCACCGTCATCGAGTGCCAGCGCGCGGGTCTGAAGAGAAGCGCCCTGGAGTTTGCCACGCGGCTGATGCAGCCCGAGCACAGGAAACAGATCGCGGAGGCGTACAAGCGCAAGATCGAGACCATCGTTCGCAAGCCGGACAggaccgaggcggaggcggaggcgtcgccgtgccccaTGTGCGACGCGACCGGGTCCGAGTGGGACCTGACGTGCGACAGCTGCAGCGGCGTCATCCCCTACTGCGTCGCCACCGGGAAGAGGGTGCGAGTTGGTGAGTGGGCCAGGTGCCCCGAGTGTCTGTTTCCGTGCAACGCCGGAGACTatgtcgacgtcgtcgctcagGAGAAGGCGTGCCCGATGTGCTCGCGGGAGGTGAGCCTGAGCGCGGTTCATCCCCTGGAcgacccgctcgcgacgatcggtCGCGGGTCAAAGGTGATGAACGAGGCGAACGGCGTGCACGGCATGAACGAGGAGTGA